A genomic region of Trifolium pratense cultivar HEN17-A07 linkage group LG3, ARS_RC_1.1, whole genome shotgun sequence contains the following coding sequences:
- the LOC123917351 gene encoding glucan endo-1,3-beta-glucosidase 5-like has protein sequence MARVQFSMGAICFILVLAYGTLKCVQGAESIPGLGINWGALASHPMSPSIVANMLRDNGIKKVKLFDADSWIVKAFSGMDIEVMVGIPNDQLSKFASSSSDAEDWVKKNVTKHLHNGGVNIRYVSVGNEPFLKSYGSAYVQTTFPAMQNIQKALDKAGHGDIVKVTTALNADVYASNSNKPSDGDFRDDIRDVIKQILEFLHERNSPFLVNIYPFLSLYQSEGFPEDFAFFDNQSMTISDNNTQYSNVFDANLDTLVWALKKAGYGDLKIVVGEIGWPTDGNKHANANNAKRFYQGFLKNMASKKGTSMLPGPMDAYLFSLFDEDLKSIAPGFFERHWGIFRYDGKAKFPIDFSGNGEEKWPQEAKGVKYQEHKWCVLSADVKNYSLVPGALDYACAGADCTSLGYGCTCDNLGLAGNASYAFNQFFQARDQTVEACDFNGMGSIVTEDPSKGTCLFPIEIESSGVIVTSMRMVTILLIGLSLFFITL, from the exons ATGGCTCGAGTTCAATTCTCCATGGGAGCAATTTGTTTCATACTTGTCCTAGCTTATGGCACCCTAAAATGTGTCCAAGGAGCAGAATCTATACCAGGTCTTGGTATCAATTGGGGTGCTCTTGCATCACACCCTATGAGTCCTAGCATTGTTGCAAATATGTTGAGAGACAATGGAATTAAGAAGGTAAAACTTTTTGATGCAGATTCTTGGATTGTTAAGGCTTTTTCTGGTATGGACATCGAAGTCATGGTCGGAATTCCTAATGATCAACTGAGTAAATTTGCTAGCAGTAGTTCGGATGCAGAAGAttgggtaaaaaaaaatgtcaccaAACATCTTCATAATGGGGGTGTGAATATCAG ATACGTATCAGTTGGAAATGAACCATTCTTGAAAAGTTATGGTTCTGCATATGTGCAGACAACATTCCCGGCTATGCAAAATATTCAAAAAGCTCTTGATAAGGCTGGGCATGGAGACATAGTAAAGGTGACTACAGCTTTGAATGCAGATGTTTATGCGTCTAATTCAAACAAACCATCAGATGGAGATTTTCGAGATGACATTCGTGATGTTATTAAACAAATACTTGAATTTCTACACGAAAGGAATTCGCCATTTCTCGTCAACATATACCCTTTCCTAAGTCTATATCAAAGTGAAGGTTTTCCTGAAGATTTTGCATTCTTTGATAACCAAAGCATGACAATTAGTGACAATAATACACAATATAGCAATGTGTTTGATGCAAATTTAGATACTCTTGTTTGGGCATTAAAAAAGGCCGGTTATGGAGACCTTAAAATTGTTGTTGGTGAAATTGGTTGGCCAACTGATGGTAACAAACATGCTAATGCTAACAATGCAAAAAGATTTTACCAAGGATTTCTTAAAAACATGGCTAGCAAAAAAGGAACTTCGATGCTCCCCGGACCAATGGATGCTTATCTATTTTCTCTTTTTGACGAGGATTTAAAGAGTATTGCACCTGGTTTTTTCGAACGTCATTGGGGAATTTTTCGCTACGATGGAAAGGCGAAGTTTCCTATAGATTTTTCTGGTAACGGAGAAGAAAAATGGCCACAAGAAGCAAAAGGTGTTAAGTACCAAGAACATAAATGGTGTGTCCTAAGCGCAGATGTTAAGAATTATTCTTTGGTGCCAGGGGCATTAGACTATGCTTGTGCTGGTGCTGACTGTACAAGTTTAGGATATGGTTGTACTTGTGATAATTTGGGATTAGCTGGTAATGCATCTTATGcttttaaccaattttttcaAGCAAGAGATCAAACTGTTGAGGCATGTGATTTTAATGGAATGGGTAGTATTGTAACAGAGGATCCATCAAAGGGAACATGCTTATTCCCTATAGAAATTGAGAGCAGCGGAGTTATAGTAACATCAATGCGTATGGTGACAATCCTTTTAATTGGattgtcattattttttataacattgtga